In a single window of the Ferviditalea candida genome:
- a CDS encoding MTH1187 family thiamine-binding protein, producing the protein MSLLEISVVPVGTGSASFSSQVAEAVQLIEQKGMKYQVTPTATIIEGSLDELMDMAKEIHKKALGNGTNRVITNISIDDRTDKTLDMKQQVDIVHQSVH; encoded by the coding sequence TTGTCTCTGCTTGAAATCAGCGTGGTTCCCGTCGGGACGGGGAGCGCCAGCTTCAGCTCGCAAGTCGCGGAAGCCGTGCAGCTTATTGAGCAAAAAGGAATGAAATATCAGGTGACTCCGACTGCAACCATTATTGAAGGCTCGTTGGATGAATTGATGGACATGGCCAAGGAAATTCATAAGAAAGCGCTGGGAAACGGCACCAATCGGGTCATCACCAATATCAGCATCGACGACCGGACGGATAAGACCCTGGATATGAAGCAGCAGGTCGATATTGTTCATCAATCGGTGCATTGA
- a CDS encoding acyl-CoA thioesterase produces the protein MPKHTFKVEWGDTDAAGIVFYPNYYRWMDNSTHAFFETIGYSSVVLFEEDRMGLPILEANCRFFTPSFFGNRIEVTSEIAEVKDKVFRIEHTFRRGETLLAQGYEVRAWTDFSNGKPKAQPIPDELREKFMHHLKQEIS, from the coding sequence ATGCCGAAGCACACGTTCAAGGTCGAATGGGGAGATACCGATGCCGCGGGCATCGTATTTTATCCGAATTATTACAGGTGGATGGACAACTCGACACACGCTTTCTTTGAAACGATCGGATATTCGTCCGTTGTCCTGTTTGAAGAGGATCGCATGGGTCTTCCGATACTGGAGGCGAATTGCCGGTTCTTCACCCCTTCATTTTTCGGGAATCGGATTGAGGTAACGTCGGAGATTGCCGAGGTTAAAGATAAAGTGTTCAGAATTGAACATACGTTTCGCAGGGGCGAAACACTGCTTGCGCAGGGATACGAGGTTCGGGCCTGGACCGATTTTTCCAATGGGAAGCCAAAAGCGCAACCGATTCCCGATGAATTAAGGGAAAAATTCATGCACCATCTCAAACAGGAAATTTCTTGA
- a CDS encoding cell division protein FtsZ, producing MESPIRFFKIKQEFAEKEGSFLSEIRRDDICFFRFVGGNTSETDKLGRQLNRLKASGALLIGIFRFPFRFEGKRRMQTAIEQYYRMREICDAVTYLNSDGMMETLKPGTPIHQAREIFDRFEEASVRSIEETIRVSGEMNIDAHDIRSFMKNSSGPVYIRTFEGDSFDEPLKYAISAPYLPQDFTEGRQMIVNIGYTQNVDMLSFQQINLRLNDLFNKAELVKLGSYFINEPGHRFRITLFIHGMQDPFPRPEQMGKSYLRRLWLKRKWDELAIRSRHFRWSPLERRDRTDSPETVGEKRELQA from the coding sequence ATGGAAAGTCCGATTCGATTCTTCAAGATCAAGCAGGAATTCGCCGAAAAAGAAGGGTCTTTTCTTTCCGAGATTCGACGGGATGATATCTGCTTCTTTCGTTTTGTCGGCGGGAATACAAGTGAGACGGACAAGCTGGGCAGGCAGTTGAACCGTTTGAAAGCTTCCGGGGCGCTGTTGATCGGCATTTTCCGGTTTCCGTTCCGGTTTGAAGGCAAAAGACGCATGCAGACGGCAATTGAACAATACTATCGGATGAGGGAGATCTGCGACGCCGTCACCTATTTGAACAGTGACGGAATGATGGAGACGCTCAAGCCGGGGACCCCGATTCATCAAGCTCGGGAGATTTTCGACAGGTTCGAGGAAGCGTCCGTTCGGTCGATCGAGGAGACCATCCGGGTTTCCGGCGAAATGAACATCGACGCCCACGATATCCGCAGCTTTATGAAGAACAGCAGCGGACCGGTATATATCCGCACGTTTGAGGGAGATTCGTTCGATGAGCCGCTGAAATACGCGATATCCGCACCTTACCTGCCGCAGGATTTCACCGAAGGGCGGCAAATGATCGTCAATATCGGCTACACCCAAAATGTGGACATGCTCTCTTTTCAGCAGATCAATTTGCGGTTGAATGATTTGTTTAATAAAGCCGAATTGGTCAAACTCGGTTCTTATTTCATCAATGAGCCCGGGCACCGCTTCCGGATCACGCTGTTCATTCACGGCATGCAGGACCCATTCCCGAGGCCGGAGCAGATGGGCAAATCCTACCTTCGCCGCCTCTGGTTGAAAAGAAAGTGGGACGAGCTGGCAATCAGAAGCCGTCATTTCCGATGGAGCCCGCTGGAAAGGCGCGACAGAACGGACAGCCCCGAGACGGTTGGGGAGAAGCGGGAGCTTCAGGCATAG
- the hrpB gene encoding ATP-dependent helicase HrpB, which translates to MIKLPIEEVLPALKAALQFNTSAVLSAPPGAGKTTRVPLALLDEPWLLGRRILMLEPRRLAARTAARYMAALLGEQTGETVGYRVKLDTRVGAATRIEVVTEGVLTRILQDDPALENVGLVIFDEFHERSIHADLGLALCLQSQAVLRDDLRILVMSATLEADPIAALLGGVPVLSSEGRAFPVETVYLDRSAAGRIEQAAVQAIAEAIERFPGDILVFLPGTGEIRRVAAGLAEIGLGPDVRIASLYGDLPQQEQDRAIAPAKPGERKIVLSTSIAETSLTVEGVRIVIDSGLMRVPRFSPRTGMTRLETVAVSKAASDQRRGRAGRLGPGICLRLWSEAEDRRLAPRSTPEILEADLAPLALELAAWGVVAPAELRWLDPPPAAAYQQARELLAQLGALDGSGALTPHGRRMAELGLHPRLAHMILKAIPLGLGELACELAALLEGRDILRRSGGGAPDADLRLRIEAIRGIQKENISGFSAAGSGPADVDEAGRRRILIEADHWKRKLGIPTNEKEGKGGEALLDDTQASGLLLAFAYPDRIALRRPDGRFLLRCGRGAAFAGMQALAAEPCLVAAELEDQGLDSRILLAAPLEIRDLHRHFADQIEQESAIFWDRAIQAVRARKRVRFGALILQDGPMPDPDPEAAAEALLEGVRQEGLDILPWTRASRQYQQRMQFMRLMDPGWPDVSDSALIHALADWLLPHLHGLKSRADLQRLNLAAILQEALTWNQRRQLDEDAPTHIVVPSGSRIPVDYGDPSAPLLAVRLQEMFGLKQTPMIAGGKFPLTLHLLSPAQRPVQVTRDLASFWQNAYFEVKKDLKGRYPKHYWPDDPLEAQPTKRAKPRL; encoded by the coding sequence ATGATCAAGCTGCCCATCGAAGAGGTTCTGCCGGCGCTGAAGGCAGCGCTTCAATTCAATACAAGCGCGGTGCTGTCGGCACCGCCGGGAGCGGGAAAAACGACCCGGGTTCCCCTGGCCCTGCTGGATGAGCCTTGGCTTTTGGGTCGCCGCATTCTGATGCTGGAGCCGCGGCGGCTGGCCGCACGGACCGCTGCACGCTACATGGCGGCTTTACTCGGGGAGCAAACCGGGGAGACGGTTGGATACCGCGTTAAGCTGGATACCCGAGTGGGAGCGGCAACGCGGATTGAGGTGGTCACCGAGGGTGTGCTGACCCGCATTTTGCAGGATGATCCGGCTCTGGAGAATGTTGGGCTCGTGATCTTCGACGAGTTTCACGAGCGCAGCATTCATGCGGATCTGGGGCTTGCCCTTTGCCTCCAATCTCAAGCCGTCCTACGGGACGATTTGCGGATCCTGGTGATGTCGGCCACACTGGAAGCCGATCCGATAGCTGCCCTGCTCGGCGGCGTACCGGTGCTCTCCAGCGAGGGAAGGGCTTTTCCGGTGGAAACCGTTTATTTGGACAGAAGCGCCGCAGGCAGGATCGAGCAGGCAGCGGTGCAGGCGATTGCCGAGGCGATCGAGCGCTTTCCGGGAGATATTCTGGTGTTTCTGCCCGGGACGGGCGAAATTCGGCGCGTGGCAGCGGGGCTTGCGGAAATCGGCCTCGGACCTGATGTGCGGATCGCTTCCCTATATGGAGATCTGCCGCAGCAGGAACAGGATCGGGCGATTGCGCCCGCAAAGCCGGGCGAGCGGAAGATCGTGCTGTCCACGTCAATCGCCGAAACCAGCTTGACCGTTGAAGGGGTGCGGATCGTGATCGATAGCGGTCTCATGCGGGTCCCGCGGTTTTCGCCGCGAACCGGCATGACGCGGCTGGAAACCGTTGCGGTATCAAAGGCGGCGTCGGATCAGCGCCGGGGGAGAGCGGGCCGTCTGGGTCCGGGTATATGCTTGCGTCTGTGGTCGGAGGCTGAGGACCGCCGGCTTGCCCCGCGCAGCACCCCGGAGATTCTGGAGGCCGACCTTGCGCCGCTGGCGCTTGAATTGGCGGCATGGGGCGTCGTCGCTCCGGCAGAGCTGCGATGGCTTGACCCGCCGCCGGCAGCCGCTTATCAGCAGGCCCGCGAGCTGCTTGCGCAGCTCGGCGCGCTGGACGGGAGCGGGGCGCTGACGCCGCACGGGCGGAGGATGGCCGAGTTGGGCCTGCATCCCCGGCTTGCGCATATGATTCTCAAGGCGATTCCGTTGGGCCTTGGGGAACTTGCGTGTGAGCTCGCGGCGCTGCTGGAGGGAAGGGATATTCTCCGCAGGAGCGGCGGAGGCGCCCCCGATGCGGATTTGCGATTGCGGATTGAAGCGATCCGTGGCATCCAAAAGGAGAATATCTCCGGGTTCTCAGCCGCCGGCTCAGGACCCGCCGACGTGGATGAGGCCGGCCGGCGTAGGATTCTGATTGAGGCAGACCACTGGAAGCGGAAGCTGGGAATCCCGACGAACGAGAAAGAAGGGAAAGGCGGGGAAGCGCTACTAGACGACACCCAGGCCAGCGGCCTGCTTCTCGCCTTTGCTTATCCCGACCGGATTGCCCTCCGGCGGCCGGACGGGCGCTTTCTTCTGCGCTGCGGGCGCGGTGCCGCCTTTGCCGGAATGCAGGCGCTGGCCGCAGAGCCCTGTCTGGTTGCGGCGGAATTGGAGGATCAGGGCTTGGACAGCCGCATTCTGCTTGCAGCGCCGCTGGAAATACGGGATCTGCACCGTCATTTTGCCGATCAGATCGAACAGGAATCGGCAATATTCTGGGATCGGGCGATTCAGGCCGTGCGGGCCAGAAAGCGGGTCAGGTTCGGAGCTTTGATCCTTCAGGACGGTCCGATGCCCGATCCCGACCCGGAGGCCGCGGCGGAAGCGCTGCTGGAAGGAGTCCGGCAGGAGGGTCTAGACATCCTGCCGTGGACCCGGGCTTCCCGCCAATACCAGCAGCGCATGCAGTTTATGCGCCTGATGGATCCCGGGTGGCCGGATGTTTCCGACTCGGCGCTGATTCATGCGCTTGCCGATTGGCTGCTGCCCCATTTGCACGGGCTGAAAAGCCGTGCCGATTTGCAGAGGCTGAATCTCGCCGCCATTCTTCAAGAAGCCTTGACATGGAATCAGCGCCGCCAATTGGATGAGGATGCTCCTACGCATATCGTCGTCCCAAGCGGTTCCCGCATTCCCGTGGACTACGGTGATCCGTCCGCCCCCTTGCTGGCGGTCCGGCTTCAGGAAATGTTCGGACTTAAACAAACCCCGATGATTGCCGGGGGAAAATTTCCGCTGACTCTGCATCTGCTGTCGCCGGCGCAACGTCCCGTTCAAGTGACAAGGGATCTCGCCAGCTTCTGGCAGAATGCCTATTTTGAAGTCAAAAAAGACCTCAAAGGACGCTATCCCAAGCACTATTGGCCGGACGATCCGCTTGAGGCGCAGCCGACGAAGCGGGCCAAGCCCCGGTTGTGA